In the genome of bacterium, the window GGGGGTATATCTCGATCATTGTGCGCAAGGACTATGCGTCTCGGATCAAGGGGCCGGCGGACCTAAAGGGCCTGTCGATCGCGATGACGCCCCCAGGTCTCGGCACGGCAAACGGCTTCGCCTTGTCGGTCTATCTTGCGCGTGCGTCATTGACGCCTGAAGACGTCCATATCCAGCCGATACCGTTCCCCGCGCAGATCGCCGCGCTCAGTAATAAAGCGGTGCCCATCGCGATGATGACTGAACCATTTGCCACGCAGGCGATCAAGAGCGAGATCGGCGTCCGGTTGATCACCGTCGACGAGATCGTCCCCGGCCAGCAGGTCGGAACCATTGCCTACGGCTCCCGCTTTCTCGCCACCCACCGGGACTGGGCGGAGCAGTTCATGATCGCCTACATACAGGGCATCCGAGCCTACAACGCAGCGATGGCGCGCGGCGTGGAGAAAGCGCGCATCATCCAGATTTTGACACAATGGACCCCGATCAAGGATCCCGGATTGTGGGCCGAGATGATCCCGGCAGGGTTGAACCCGACCGGCAAACTCAACGTCGAGAGCATCCAGCAGGCGGAGAATTTCTTCCATCAGATCGGGCTTGTGCCGGACCCGCCGGCGCTCAGTACGTT includes:
- a CDS encoding ABC transporter substrate-binding protein; this encodes MGGAAAALRTVRITLSTASSSNAGVYVADGLGYFAAQELRVEFLNLGGSASELAASLATDRVDIADVGVNPAMFNTVRAGGFKVVADKGALLKGWGYISIIVRKDYASRIKGPADLKGLSIAMTPPGLGTANGFALSVYLARASLTPEDVHIQPIPFPAQIAALSNKAVPIAMMTEPFATQAIKSEIGVRLITVDEIVPGQQVGTIAYGSRFLATHRDWAEQFMIAYIQGIRAYNAAMARGVEKARIIQILTQWTPIKDPGLWAEMIPAGLNPTGKLNVESIQQAENFFHQIGLVPDPPALSTFIDHSFIDHANQVLGPPVP